CGAAAAGTAATCCCCAAGGGCTGCCAACCGGCAGCCCTTCTCCTCTCCTGATAGCGCATTCTCGTCTTTTTTAATCCAGGCGATAGCAATTTTTTATTTTGAAGCCGACCGGCCACTGAACTATATTCGCGGAAGTGGAGACGGGGCTCAAACCCAGTCATGACGCGGCCTCGGCGGCAACCTTAAAAACCGGTCCGAAATCGCTCCCACACCCATGACGCGGCCCTGCCGCACCTGTTAAACCTGATAAATGAGATCATGTCGATGGGCACCAAAATCCGTGTCGATCAAGTTGCAGATGACGATCTGGACGACTGGAACGAGCAGTTTACCGAAGAGGAAGAGATCGGCCGCAGCCGTGTACGCTATAACGGCAAGCGCCGCCGCCAGATCGAAGACCTAATGGAAGAGCGTCGTCTGATGCGCCAAATTGGCGACATCTTCGACGACCAGGATCTCTACCTGCATTAATCCTTGAATTACGCAGCAAAGAGTCTAGTCCTCTTTGCTGCTTCCTTCCTGCTGTTGCGTAAGTACTGACACGAAATCAGGCTCCTGCGACAGTGACAGCAGACGCTGCTCCTGACGGCCCTGCTCCCGATACTCATCCGAAATCTGTACAGCCTGTTTCAGATAATCCAGTGCTATGCGGCTGGCCCCCAGGTCAGCATAGGCACAGGCCAGCTGAAAGTAGGCATGACCACTGTCAGGATCTACCGTCAAGGCACGGTTACACAGTGAGATCGCCCACTGATGCTGGTTCAGTTCGAGCGCCGCATCGGCCTTATAGGTTAGCGCTTCCGGATTATCCGGGCGCAGCTCAAGAATACGATCATACAACCGTATTTTCTGCTCCCAGGACGTTTCCTGAGTCGCCTTGACCCATAGGGTCTGAACTTCATTGGTAATCTCCAGCTCATGCTGGTTTTCCTGAATGATGCGGGATTTGCGCAGCAGTTCCTTCTCGACTCGATCAAGCCGCTCCTCATACTCCTGCACCAGTTTGCCCACTTTTTCATCCGCAATGCTCTGTACCCGTTCACGAATCTCACGGATTGAGCTCCAGCCCACAATCAACAGGATCGATGATGCAGCTGCAATCAGATAGAAAAAATAGGTTACCGTGTCGGTGGCATAAGAGATCGAGGTGTTGGCCACCTTCAGCTCACGGTCGGTAATCTCCCGAATCATTTCGACCCGTTGCCGCTCCATGTCGGAGCGCAGCGCCTTGATTTCATCGATCATGTAGCGTTCGATAAACGGATTGTAGAGCGGCTCCTGCAGTTGCTGAACGTGTTGACGCAACTCCTGACGCTGCTCCGAACGCAACTGATCAGACTCGGAAACGACCACTGCCGCCTCGGAGGCGGCAGTGGTGTCAGACGAAGGAGACTGGGCCTTTGCCGATGGCAACGCCAGCAGCAATCCAGCCATCAGCAGCGCACTCAGGCGGCGCATATAACGTCCCCGTGATCCTCCTGTTCGATCAAGGCGTGATGCAACGCACGTACCGCAGGCTCATAATCTTCCTGGTTCACGATACACTGCATCTCAACCTGACGCATGGACTGATGCAGCGCCTGTACACTGATTCCGGCAGCCGCCAATGCGGAAACCGTTTTAGCCAGAATACCAGGCACTTTCAGATCCGAGCCGATGGCCGAGACAATTGCAACCTTGTGCATCGCCACCTCGGCACTCACGTATTTTTCGCTGATCAAGCGCACAGCACGGTTGACCATCTTGCGGTTACCCGCCACAAAATAGGTGATACTGTTGGCGTCGGAATCACGGTTGACAACATAGAGCTTGAGCTCATGCAGCAGGCGCGACAACTCAATGTCGTAGCGCGCCTCGCCCAACATATCCTGATCGAAAATTTCAATACCGAATACATTGGAACGGCCAGCGATAATCTCAACGCAGGGTTTGGCACTGCAGTAATCCGTACTGATAACAGTACCGGCATGATCAGGCTCGAACGCGTTTTTGATGCGCAGTTCAATCTCCTGTTGACGCAGGCCCTTGGCTGCCTTGGGGTGGATCGCTTCCATACCCAGGTTGGACAGCTGATCGGCCACGTCATAGTTAGTTCGACCAATCGTGACGACATTGTCCAGCCCGACAATACCCGGATCGGCTGTACTGAGGTGGAACTCCTTGTGGATTACCGCCTCGACTGCGCCCGTCTTGGTCGCGATCTTGCTGAAGGTCATCTCGCTGTAACCACGGTCGAAGGTACGCATCAGCCCTTCCTTGCAGTGGGTATAGCCGGTGACAATCGGCATTTCGCGACTGACATCAATGTCAGCAAAGCTCTGTTCGATCATGTCATCAAACGCCAGCGGCTCTTCCTGATCCCAGCCTGAAAGGTCAACAAACCGTGCATTGACGCCAGCCTTGCGCAGCGCAAGCACGCTGTTGTGTGCGCTGTGAGACTCACCAATGGCGGCCAGCATTTCGCGCACCTTCATCAGGTGGTCATCGAGCTGGAAATGACCGTAGGAACAGAGCTCCTCCAGGTTGGACATAATCGCCTCGACATCCCCAATACGCTGGGTAATGAAGGCATCCGCTTGTGTGCGCTCGTCGGTATCACCAAACAGCTCCCGGTTGATCTCGACCATACGTGCCTT
This DNA window, taken from Marinobacterium iners, encodes the following:
- a CDS encoding aspartate kinase, with protein sequence MHTVEKIGGTSMSRFSELMDTILIGDRSGEELYNRIFVVSAYGGITNLLLEHKKTGEPGAYARFANAENESAWREALAEVKARMVEINRELFGDTDERTQADAFITQRIGDVEAIMSNLEELCSYGHFQLDDHLMKVREMLAAIGESHSAHNSVLALRKAGVNARFVDLSGWDQEEPLAFDDMIEQSFADIDVSREMPIVTGYTHCKEGLMRTFDRGYSEMTFSKIATKTGAVEAVIHKEFHLSTADPGIVGLDNVVTIGRTNYDVADQLSNLGMEAIHPKAAKGLRQQEIELRIKNAFEPDHAGTVISTDYCSAKPCVEIIAGRSNVFGIEIFDQDMLGEARYDIELSRLLHELKLYVVNRDSDANSITYFVAGNRKMVNRAVRLISEKYVSAEVAMHKVAIVSAIGSDLKVPGILAKTVSALAAAGISVQALHQSMRQVEMQCIVNQEDYEPAVRALHHALIEQEDHGDVICAA
- a CDS encoding PA3496 family putative envelope integrity protein → MGTKIRVDQVADDDLDDWNEQFTEEEEIGRSRVRYNGKRRRQIEDLMEERRLMRQIGDIFDDQDLYLH
- a CDS encoding TPR end-of-group domain-containing protein, translated to MRRLSALLMAGLLLALPSAKAQSPSSDTTAASEAAVVVSESDQLRSEQRQELRQHVQQLQEPLYNPFIERYMIDEIKALRSDMERQRVEMIREITDRELKVANTSISYATDTVTYFFYLIAAASSILLIVGWSSIREIRERVQSIADEKVGKLVQEYEERLDRVEKELLRKSRIIQENQHELEITNEVQTLWVKATQETSWEQKIRLYDRILELRPDNPEALTYKADAALELNQHQWAISLCNRALTVDPDSGHAYFQLACAYADLGASRIALDYLKQAVQISDEYREQGRQEQRLLSLSQEPDFVSVLTQQQEGSSKED